One window from the genome of Lentibacillus daqui encodes:
- a CDS encoding conjugal transfer protein: MKLPFSKKEKQPKLKQRKKVKIKTVGKRKKSVVLLWILLLSSIAFGIYKNFTAIDQHTIHEREVVQANIIDTTAIESFTENFVKEYYSWENESEALEERTEKLADYLTEELQAINIDMIREDIPTSSSVQNINIWSVSEETENNYSVVYSVQQKITEEKDSSFTNATYRIVLHQDEQENLVITQNPTMWSQPNKSNFVPEQAENNGTVESATEQEVTAFLEAFFTSYPTATDQELAYYVKDNILPPIEKKYIFSELVNSVYQELDGQIKVWVTVSYLDETTKAKQLSQYEFIIEKDTNWMIVE; this comes from the coding sequence ATGAAACTTCCTTTTAGCAAGAAAGAAAAACAACCAAAGTTAAAGCAAAGAAAAAAAGTAAAAATAAAAACGGTTGGCAAGCGAAAAAAATCAGTTGTTCTCTTATGGATACTGCTTTTAAGCAGTATTGCCTTCGGAATCTATAAAAACTTTACAGCGATTGATCAACATACTATTCATGAAAGAGAAGTCGTTCAAGCCAATATCATAGATACAACTGCTATTGAGAGTTTTACGGAAAACTTTGTGAAAGAATATTACTCTTGGGAAAATGAATCAGAAGCGTTAGAAGAACGAACAGAAAAGCTTGCTGATTACTTGACAGAAGAATTGCAGGCTATAAATATTGATATGATTCGGGAAGATATTCCGACAAGTTCCAGTGTCCAAAACATCAATATTTGGTCGGTATCAGAAGAAACTGAAAATAATTATTCAGTAGTCTACTCGGTGCAACAAAAAATTACAGAAGAAAAGGACAGCTCTTTCACAAACGCAACCTATCGTATTGTGCTTCATCAAGATGAACAAGAAAATCTGGTTATTACCCAAAATCCAACCATGTGGTCCCAGCCCAACAAATCTAATTTTGTACCGGAGCAAGCAGAAAACAATGGAACAGTGGAATCGGCTACTGAACAGGAAGTCACAGCGTTTTTAGAAGCTTTCTTTACTTCTTATCCAACCGCAACGGATCAAGAACTTGCTTATTATGTAAAAGACAATATTTTACCACCCATTGAAAAGAAATATATATTTTCTGAACTTGTTAATTCTGTGTATCAAGAATTGGACGGTCAAATTAAGGTATGGGTAACAGTAAGTTATTTAGATGAGACTACAAAAGCAAAACAGCTTTCACAATATGAGTTCATAATAGAAAAAGATACAAACTGGATGATTGTTGAATAA